From Nitrospirota bacterium, one genomic window encodes:
- the fusA gene encoding elongation factor G: protein MPRIIPLEKSRNIGIMAHIDAGKTTTTERILYYTGVSYKMGEVDEGTAVMDWMPQEQERGITITSAATACFWKDYRINIIDTPGHVDFTIEVERSLRVLDGVIAVFDSVAGVEPQSETVWRQADRYDVPRIAFMNKMDRSGADFFQSVNSMVERLGANPVPLQIPIGKEEKFRGSIDLVRLKAIYFDDETLGAKFIEDEIPGDLMGMAVEYREKMIESLSEFDDVVMEKFLSGRELSVDELKSAIRRETIRMKITPVLCGAAFKNKGIQLLLDAVVDYLPSPLDIPPVRGIDPRTGNEVQRLTSDDEPFSAMAFKIMSDPFVGQLTFFRVYSGKLHTGSYVYNTRKNTKDRIGRLLKMHANKREEIKEVYAGDIAAAVGLKNAITGDTLCTENHPIILETMEFPEPVISVAIEPKTKADQEKLGISLNKLAQEDPSFKVTTDTETGQTIISGMGELHLEIIIDRLMREFNVNANVGKPQVAYRETIRGKSKTEGRFVRQTGGRGQYGHVCIEIERGKGIEFENKIVGGAIPKEYIPAVEKGIKEASENGILAGYPVVDVKVILYDGTYHEVDSSEMAFKIAGSMAFKDALAKANPVLMEPMMSIEVVVPEEYMGDIIGDLNSRRGKIQKMEMRGSAHIIGALVPLSEMFGYATDLRSKSQGRATYTMQFSHYEEAPKNISDEIVAKVRGEVVI from the coding sequence TTGCCGAGAATCATACCTTTAGAGAAAAGCCGAAATATCGGAATAATGGCACATATAGATGCTGGAAAGACAACCACAACGGAAAGGATTCTCTATTATACAGGGGTCTCTTACAAGATGGGGGAAGTGGACGAAGGAACAGCCGTGATGGATTGGATGCCTCAGGAACAGGAAAGAGGAATAACTATAACCTCTGCTGCTACTGCATGTTTCTGGAAGGATTACAGGATAAACATTATAGATACCCCTGGGCATGTAGATTTTACTATAGAAGTAGAAAGGTCTCTCAGAGTACTGGATGGTGTCATAGCAGTCTTCGACTCTGTAGCAGGTGTTGAACCACAATCAGAGACTGTATGGCGTCAGGCTGACAGGTACGATGTTCCAAGAATTGCATTTATGAATAAGATGGATCGTAGTGGAGCGGATTTTTTTCAGAGTGTGAACTCCATGGTAGAGAGGCTCGGTGCTAACCCTGTGCCACTTCAGATACCTATAGGCAAAGAGGAAAAATTCAGGGGTTCGATAGACTTGGTACGGCTGAAGGCAATCTACTTTGATGACGAAACACTCGGTGCAAAATTTATAGAGGATGAAATCCCAGGAGACCTCATGGGAATGGCGGTTGAATACAGAGAAAAAATGATAGAATCTCTATCAGAATTTGATGATGTAGTGATGGAGAAATTCTTAAGTGGCAGAGAGTTGTCGGTAGATGAGTTAAAATCAGCCATAAGGAGAGAAACAATAAGAATGAAAATTACCCCTGTGCTTTGTGGTGCAGCATTCAAAAACAAAGGTATTCAGTTACTTCTCGATGCCGTGGTGGATTATCTCCCTTCTCCACTTGATATACCACCAGTTAGAGGAATAGACCCAAGGACAGGTAATGAGGTACAGAGGCTGACGAGCGATGATGAACCATTCTCTGCGATGGCTTTCAAGATAATGAGTGACCCTTTTGTAGGACAGCTTACATTCTTCAGGGTCTATTCAGGAAAACTCCACACAGGTTCCTATGTTTATAATACGAGAAAAAACACTAAAGACCGCATAGGACGTTTACTTAAGATGCATGCAAATAAACGCGAAGAAATCAAAGAGGTATACGCTGGTGATATTGCTGCTGCTGTAGGCCTTAAAAATGCAATAACAGGTGATACCCTCTGCACTGAGAACCACCCTATAATACTTGAGACAATGGAGTTTCCTGAACCTGTTATTTCTGTAGCAATTGAGCCAAAAACAAAGGCAGATCAGGAAAAATTAGGGATTTCCTTAAATAAACTTGCACAGGAAGACCCATCATTCAAAGTAACAACAGATACAGAAACAGGACAGACTATAATCTCTGGAATGGGAGAGTTACATCTCGAAATCATTATTGATAGACTGATGCGTGAGTTCAATGTGAATGCAAATGTTGGTAAACCTCAGGTAGCATACAGAGAAACCATAAGAGGCAAATCAAAAACAGAAGGTAGATTTGTCCGCCAGACAGGTGGTAGGGGACAGTACGGGCATGTATGTATAGAGATAGAGCGCGGGAAAGGAATTGAATTCGAAAATAAGATAGTTGGTGGTGCCATTCCAAAGGAATATATACCTGCCGTAGAAAAAGGTATAAAAGAGGCATCAGAAAATGGTATACTTGCAGGTTATCCAGTTGTTGATGTTAAAGTAATTTTATATGATGGAACATATCATGAGGTTGATTCTTCAGAGATGGCTTTTAAGATCGCAGGTTCTATGGCTTTTAAGGACGCACTCGCAAAGGCAAATCCTGTGCTCATGGAGCCAATGATGTCTATCGAAGTGGTAGTCCCTGAAGAATACATGGGTGATATTATAGGAGATCTGAATTCGAGGAGAGGCAAAATACAAAAGATGGAAAT
- the rpsG gene encoding 30S ribosomal protein S7, whose product MPRKKEVQKREILPDPKYNSKLVGKFINIIMEKGKKSLAERVCYNAFNIIKTKTGNDPLKVFKTAVENVKPAVEVKSRRVGGASYQVPVDIRPARRLALALRWIAAYSRKRSEKAMEEKLSAELIDAFNNTGASVKKKEDTHRMAEANKAFAHYRW is encoded by the coding sequence ATGCCGAGAAAGAAAGAAGTACAGAAAAGAGAGATACTACCTGACCCAAAGTACAATAGCAAACTTGTCGGGAAGTTTATTAATATAATAATGGAAAAAGGCAAAAAGAGTCTTGCTGAAAGGGTCTGCTACAATGCATTCAATATTATAAAGACAAAAACAGGAAATGACCCGCTCAAGGTATTCAAGACAGCAGTTGAGAATGTTAAGCCCGCCGTTGAGGTCAAATCAAGAAGGGTCGGTGGAGCCTCATATCAGGTTCCTGTAGATATCAGACCTGCCCGCCGTCTGGCTCTTGCATTACGCTGGATAGCCGCCTATTCTCGTAAACGGAGTGAGAAGGCTATGGAAGAAAAGCTGTCTGCTGAACTAATTGATGCATTTAACAATACCGGTGCATCAGTAAAGAAGAAGGAAGACACGCACCGAATGGCAGAAGCAAATAAAGCCTTTGCTCACTATAGATGGTAA
- the rpsL gene encoding 30S ribosomal protein S12 — protein sequence MPTIAQLIRNGRTPIEKRTKSPALRRCPQKRGVCIRVYTTTPKKPNSALRKVARVRLTNGMEVTTYIPGVGHNLQEHSIVLIRGGRVKDLPGVRYHIIRGALDSLGVVDRKQGRSKYGAKRPK from the coding sequence TTGCCTACAATTGCACAATTAATAAGGAATGGAAGGACGCCTATTGAAAAGAGAACAAAGAGTCCTGCACTGAGGAGATGTCCTCAGAAGAGAGGGGTCTGTATAAGGGTATATACAACTACACCCAAAAAACCTAACTCAGCCTTGAGAAAGGTTGCAAGGGTTCGACTCACAAATGGGATGGAGGTTACAACATATATACCCGGGGTAGGACATAACCTTCAGGAACATTCAATTGTTCTGATTAGAGGTGGAAGGGTTAAAGACCTTCCTGGTGTTAGATACCATATTATAAGAGGTGCCCTTGATTCACTTGGTGTTGTTGATAGGAAACAGGGAAGATCTAAGTATGGGGCAAAGAGACCGAAATAA
- a CDS encoding right-handed parallel beta-helix repeat-containing protein: MTCVKRSRIRRCVSVKFYALLLMLALSLFFSSTSSAATRLVVNTAPDTGQGSGGCTSVGNNCSLSRALSQANPNDTIELRVASYNANNRTYTVPKSGMIIRSQAGQKYTISNFATAGTAFTVSVGGVTFQDLILNGGNSTTTGINTSSNNLIINNLTLQNFTGNALYTSGSAAATTVQNTTIEGSDTGIYSSSQTLTVDGSTIRNNTNYGVVIDNVKRNTIQNSTITNNNRGVYWHDSIVQTDADKNQLLNTTISNNATYGVWISSSKFAYIKNCTINNNGKGIVLYGSSVSETYIQQNSIYQNSTGGQGMGIDFNDDGVTTNNGDNSETSMPNNGIDYPVINQISLSGSTLTVRGCSPSNASVELFKADSADPPSYGGNCSFTSAISCGGISCSDTNSDCSNFGQGKVYLGTFTAGSGGMQGQDNCWEAIMDITGKDIGYNDRITATTTISGKGTSEFSRRAIVVKTDRLRLIHWKEVVQ; this comes from the coding sequence ATGACTTGTGTTAAGCGAAGTCGAATTAGAAGATGTGTATCGGTTAAGTTCTATGCACTTTTACTTATGCTTGCACTTTCACTCTTCTTTTCCAGCACCTCCAGCGCTGCGACACGGTTAGTGGTCAATACGGCTCCTGATACTGGTCAGGGTAGTGGTGGTTGCACTTCTGTTGGTAATAATTGTTCACTGAGTAGAGCATTGAGTCAAGCCAACCCTAACGATACTATAGAGCTAAGGGTAGCAAGCTACAACGCAAATAACAGGACATATACTGTTCCCAAGAGTGGTATGATTATACGGAGTCAGGCTGGCCAAAAATATACTATCAGTAACTTTGCTACGGCTGGGACAGCGTTTACTGTTTCAGTAGGAGGTGTAACATTTCAGGACCTGATATTAAATGGTGGAAACAGCACTACTACAGGTATCAATACATCCAGCAATAATTTAATAATAAATAACCTGACACTGCAGAACTTTACAGGAAATGCATTATATACTTCAGGTTCTGCTGCAGCCACGACAGTTCAGAATACTACAATAGAGGGCTCTGACACAGGCATATACAGTTCATCTCAGACCCTTACCGTTGATGGCTCTACAATAAGAAATAATACAAACTATGGTGTTGTGATTGATAATGTAAAGAGAAATACAATCCAGAATTCAACCATAACCAACAATAACAGAGGAGTCTACTGGCATGATTCTATTGTGCAGACCGATGCAGACAAGAACCAGTTGCTTAATACCACAATAAGTAATAATGCAACATACGGTGTATGGATTTCGAGTTCAAAATTCGCCTACATAAAGAACTGCACCATAAATAATAATGGTAAGGGAATCGTTCTTTATGGCTCTAGTGTAAGTGAGACTTACATCCAACAGAACTCAATCTATCAGAATAGCACAGGCGGTCAGGGTATGGGGATTGATTTCAATGACGATGGTGTAACCACAAACAATGGAGACAATAGTGAGACAAGTATGCCTAATAATGGAATTGACTACCCTGTAATAAATCAGATATCCCTCTCTGGAAGCACCCTTACTGTTAGAGGTTGTTCACCATCGAATGCATCAGTAGAGCTCTTCAAGGCGGACAGTGCAGACCCTCCATCATATGGTGGGAATTGTTCATTCACATCAGCAATCAGTTGTGGAGGAATATCTTGCAGTGATACAAATTCAGACTGTTCAAACTTCGGGCAGGGAAAGGTATATCTCGGAACCTTTACCGCTGGTTCCGGGGGAATGCAAGGGCAGGATAACTGCTGGGAGGCAATCATGGATATTACAGGAAAGGATATAGGTTATAATGATAGGATTACAGCAACAACTACTATTAGTGGGAAGGGGACATCGGAGTTTTCGCGCCGTGCAATTGTTGTCAAAACAGACAGACTGAGACTTATACACTGGAAGGAGGTAGTACAATGA